A window of the Lentimicrobiaceae bacterium genome harbors these coding sequences:
- a CDS encoding T9SS type A sorting domain-containing protein, giving the protein MKKKFTNLMMLFFLLMMAGKAYPQYTYDSVTFETPTSKIIIEPTENNIWQTGTPGKTFFDAAHEGNRAMLTDTTNSYPANNTSSFIYVIRNPYTVTCYTSMQFWHKYDMDTLTDKGIITASYDGGNSWVMVSDTNGILWGSNFWWDDDFHATNGTYTNHPLTTTGKSDGWVLSRFNWEWWIPVKADTIIYPVDSLMIKFTFMSDAVETNREGWMIDDILTSSAQWQLCSGVDDLSADKNFAVYPNPFSSETTIKTSFPLNKAVVKLYNLMGEVVYQQSNLEGQSFMLHKNNLPSGIYYLMLSENNRTIATKKIVITE; this is encoded by the coding sequence TTTGAAACGCCCACTTCAAAGATTATTATTGAACCCACCGAGAACAATATCTGGCAAACAGGTACACCCGGCAAGACCTTTTTTGATGCGGCACATGAAGGAAACAGGGCCATGCTAACTGATACCACCAACAGCTACCCGGCCAATAACACCTCATCGTTTATTTATGTTATCAGAAATCCATATACCGTCACCTGTTACACCAGCATGCAATTTTGGCATAAGTATGATATGGATACCTTGACCGACAAAGGAATCATAACAGCCTCGTATGACGGGGGCAACTCCTGGGTTATGGTAAGTGACACCAACGGTATCCTGTGGGGGTCCAATTTCTGGTGGGACGATGACTTTCATGCGACAAATGGCACATATACCAATCATCCGTTAACTACAACCGGGAAATCTGACGGTTGGGTATTGTCACGATTCAACTGGGAATGGTGGATTCCGGTTAAAGCCGACACCATTATTTATCCGGTTGACAGCCTGATGATTAAATTTACATTTATGTCGGATGCCGTTGAAACCAACAGAGAAGGCTGGATGATTGACGACATTTTGACCTCTTCGGCGCAGTGGCAGCTTTGCAGCGGAGTAGATGATTTATCTGCCGATAAAAACTTTGCGGTTTACCCCAATCCCTTTTCATCGGAAACGACCATCAAAACAAGTTTCCCCCTCAACAAGGCCGTTGTTAAATTATACAATCTGATGGGCGAAGTTGTTTATCAGCAATCAAACCTGGAAGGCCAGTCATTTATGCTGCATAAAAACAATTTGCCATCAGGCATTTATTACCTGATGCTGAGCGAAAACAACCGGACAATCGCCACCAAAAAGATCGTGATTACAGAATAG